From the genome of Apodemus sylvaticus chromosome 3, mApoSyl1.1, whole genome shotgun sequence, one region includes:
- the Map3k7 gene encoding mitogen-activated protein kinase kinase kinase 7 isoform X1, whose amino-acid sequence MSTASAASSSSSSSASEMIEAPSQVLNFEEIDYKEIEVEEVVGRGAFGVVCKAKWRAKDVAIKQIESESERKAFIVELRQLSRVNHPNIVKLYGACLNPVCLVMEYAEGGSLYNVLHGAEPLPYYTAAHAMSWCLQCSQGVAYLHSMQPKALIHRDLKPPNLLLVAGGTVLKICDFGTACDIQTHMTNNKGSAAWMAPEVFEGSNYSEKCDVFSWGIILWEVITRRKPFDEIGGPAFRIMWAVHNGTRPPLIKNLPKPIESLMTRCWSKDPSQRPSMEEIVKIMTHLMRYFPGADEPLQYPCQYSDEGQSNSATSTGSFMDIASTNTSNKSDTNMEQVPATNDTIKRLESKLLKNQAKQQSESGRLSLGASRGSSVESLPPTSEGKRMSADMSEIEARIVATAAYSKPKRGHRKTASFGNILDVPEIVISGNGQPRRRSIQDLTVTGTEPGQVSSRSSSPSVRMITTSGPTSEKPARSHPWTPDDSTDTNGSDNSIPMAYLTLDHQLQPLAPCPNSKESMAVFEQHCKMAQEYMKVQTEIALLLQRKQELVAELDQDEKDQQNTSRLVQEHKKLLDENKSLSTYYQQCKKQLEVIRSQQQKRQGTS is encoded by the exons ATGTCGACAGCATCCGCagcctcgtcctcctcctcgtcttctgCCAGTGAGATGATCGAAGCGCCATCGCAGGTCCTTAACTTCGAAGAGATCGACTACAAGGAGATCGAGGTGGAAGAG GTTGTCGGAAGAGGAGCTTTTGGAGTCGTTTGCAAAGCTAAGTGGAGAGCGAAAGACGTTGCCATTAAACAGATAGAGAGTGAGTCTGAGAGGAAGGCGTTCATTGTGGAG CTCCGGCAGTTGTCACGTGTGAACCATCCTAATATTGTAAAGTTGTATGGAGCCTGCTTGAATCCA GTATGTCTTGTGATGGAATATGCTGAGGGGGGCTCGTTGTATAATG TGCTGCATGGTGCTGAACCATTGCCTTACTACACTGCTGCTCATGCCATGAGCTGGTGTTTACAGTGTTCCCAAGGAGTGGCTTACCTGCACAGCATGCAGCCCAAAGCACTAATTCACAGGGACCTCAAGCCTCCAAA CTTGCTGCTGGTTGCAGGAGGGACAGTTCTAAAAATCTGCGATTTTGGTACAGCTTGTGACATCCAGACACACATGACCAATAATAAAGGGAGTGCTGCTTGGATGGCGCCCGAAGTGTTTGAAG GTAGCAATTACAGTGAAAAGTGTGATGTCTTCAGCTGGGGTATTATCCTTTGGGAAGTGATTACACGCCGGAAGCCCTTTGATGAGATCGGTGGCCCAGCTTTCAGAATCATGTGGGCTGTTCATAATG GCACTCGACCACCACTGATCAAAAATCTTCCTAAGCCCATTGAGAGCTTAATGACCCGCTGTTGGTCCAAAGACCCTTCTCAGCGCCCTTCGATGGAGGAAATTGTGAAAATAATGACTCACTTGATGCGG TACTTCCCAGGAGCGGACGAGCCGTTACAGTATCCTTGTCAGTACTCTGATGAAGGGCAGAGCAACTCAGCCACCAGCACCG GCTCATTCATGGACATTGCTTCTACAAATACCAGTAATAAAAGTGACACAAACATGGAACAAGTTCCTGCCACAAATGACACTATTAAACGCTTGGAGTCAAAGCTGTTGAAAAACCAGGCAAAGCAACAG AGTGAATCTGGACGCCTGAGCTTGGGAGCCTCTCGTGGCAGCAGTGTGGAGAGCTTGCCCCCCACTTCTGAGGGCAAGAGGATGAGTGCTGACATGTCTGAGATAGAAGCCAGGATCGTGGCGACTGCAG CCTATTCCAAGCCTAAACGGGGCCACCGTAAAACCGCTTCATTTGGCAACATTCTGGATGTCCCTGAGATCGTCATATCAG gtaaCGGGCAACCAAGGCGTAGATCCATCCAAGACTTGACTGTTACTGGGACAGAACCTGGTCAG GTGAGCAGTAGGTCATCCAGTCCCAGTGTCAGAATGATCACTACCTCAGGACCAACCTCAGAGAAGCCAGCTCGCAGTCATCCTTGGACCCCTGATGATTCCACAG ATACCAATGGCTCTGATAACTCCATCCCAATGGCGTATCTTACACTGGATCACCAGCTACAG CCTCTAGCACCATGCCCAAACTCCAAAGAATCCATGGCAGTGTTCGAACAGCATTGTAAAATGGCACAGGAGTATATGAAAGTTCAGACCGAAATCGCCTTATTGCTACAGAGAAA